One Streptomyces sp. ML-6 genomic region harbors:
- a CDS encoding acyl-CoA thioesterase — protein sequence MTDQAPRPEGDIQGKPTAASRTTLSHIMTGNDTNLLGTVHGGVIMKLVDDAAGAVAGRHSGGPAVTASMDEMVFLEPVRVGDLVHVRAQVNWTGRSSMEVGVRVMAERWNESTPAQQVGSAYLVFAAVDADGRPRPVPPVIPETERDKRRYQEAQIRRTHRLARRRAIKELREKRAADGIDD from the coding sequence ATGACAGATCAGGCCCCGCGCCCGGAGGGCGACATACAGGGCAAGCCGACCGCGGCTTCCCGGACCACCCTCAGCCACATCATGACCGGCAACGACACCAACCTGCTGGGCACGGTGCACGGTGGCGTGATCATGAAACTGGTCGACGACGCGGCCGGTGCCGTGGCCGGCCGGCACTCCGGCGGTCCCGCCGTCACCGCCTCGATGGACGAGATGGTCTTCCTGGAGCCGGTCCGCGTGGGTGATCTCGTTCACGTCCGCGCCCAGGTGAACTGGACCGGCCGCTCCTCCATGGAGGTCGGCGTCCGGGTCATGGCCGAGCGGTGGAACGAATCGACCCCCGCCCAGCAGGTCGGCAGCGCCTACCTGGTGTTCGCGGCGGTCGACGCGGACGGCAGGCCGCGCCCCGTGCCGCCGGTGATACCGGAGACCGAGCGCGACAAGCGGCGCTACCAGGAGGCCCAGATCCGCCGCACCCACCGCCTCGCCCGGCGCCGCGCGATCAAGGAGCTGCGGGAGAAGCGCGCGGCGGACGGCATCGACGACTGA
- a CDS encoding LCP family protein translates to MDAQSRGRGDEIDPADQWVLNPQTGDYELRLNHSGGDSASPSQASAPRVPRSRGPVRDEDVARDDTPRGGRRAAARDGHGPAARHEVPGQRSRRAANGRRGQEGSGSGGTGAEPAGRRSRKAPKAAKSRRKKVLLWTGGSMAFVLVGLSAAGYALYQHFNGNLSTVDVGGAGNKNVFDSDAPINILVIGTDKRTGKGNEGYGDKNSVGHADTNILFHVSEDRTNATALSIPRDLITDIPQCTSKQPDGTEKVIPGTPNVRFNNSLGQEGRDPGCTMETVRKITGLKVDHFMMVDFNAVKELSTAVGGVEVCLAKPVKDPDSHLDLPAGEHRIQGETALAFVRTRHSFGNHGDLDRIKVQQQFMASMMRQMQSDDTLTSPTKLYKLADAATKALTVDTGIGTGAKLASLAQELGKVNTKNITFTTVPVLDNPAEKVKATVVVDEARAEPLFAMMRNDTSLTEVKSQKKDAKSKQDALLKGPRAAAGDVRVDVYNGGKVAGAAQATVAWLQNEKGVLKSSNKANAPAKTAKTTLEYAPNQADQARALAAMMGLPGSAMKQGTEDAEGLQAMVLTLGDDFESAGTPIVGPTKVPADVQQANADKAECAK, encoded by the coding sequence GTGGATGCGCAAAGTCGTGGGCGGGGGGACGAAATCGACCCCGCGGACCAGTGGGTACTCAACCCGCAGACCGGTGATTACGAACTGCGACTGAATCATTCCGGAGGGGATTCGGCAAGCCCTTCGCAGGCTTCCGCGCCGCGTGTCCCCAGAAGCAGGGGTCCGGTCCGGGACGAGGACGTGGCACGCGACGACACCCCCCGGGGCGGGCGCCGCGCCGCGGCCCGGGACGGCCACGGGCCGGCCGCGCGCCACGAGGTGCCGGGCCAGCGCAGCCGCCGGGCGGCCAACGGCCGACGCGGCCAGGAGGGTTCCGGCTCCGGCGGCACGGGGGCGGAGCCGGCGGGCCGGCGCAGCCGCAAGGCGCCCAAGGCCGCCAAGAGCCGCCGCAAGAAGGTGCTGCTGTGGACCGGCGGCTCGATGGCCTTCGTGCTCGTCGGCCTGTCGGCGGCCGGGTACGCGCTGTACCAGCACTTCAACGGCAACCTGAGCACGGTCGACGTGGGCGGGGCCGGCAACAAGAACGTCTTCGACTCCGACGCCCCGATCAACATCCTGGTCATCGGCACCGACAAGCGCACCGGCAAGGGCAACGAGGGCTACGGCGACAAGAACAGCGTGGGCCACGCCGACACCAACATCCTCTTCCACGTCTCCGAGGACCGCACCAACGCGACGGCGCTGAGCATCCCGCGCGACCTGATCACCGACATCCCGCAGTGCACGTCCAAGCAGCCGGACGGTACGGAGAAGGTCATCCCGGGCACCCCGAACGTCCGGTTCAACAACAGCCTCGGCCAGGAGGGCCGCGACCCGGGCTGCACCATGGAGACCGTCAGGAAGATCACCGGCCTGAAGGTCGACCACTTCATGATGGTCGACTTCAACGCGGTGAAGGAACTGTCCACGGCGGTCGGCGGCGTCGAGGTCTGCCTGGCCAAGCCGGTCAAGGACCCGGACTCGCACCTGGACCTGCCGGCCGGTGAGCACCGCATCCAGGGCGAGACCGCCCTGGCGTTCGTACGGACCCGGCACAGCTTCGGCAATCACGGCGACCTGGACCGGATCAAGGTCCAGCAGCAGTTCATGGCGTCGATGATGCGGCAGATGCAGTCGGACGACACCCTGACCAGCCCGACCAAGCTGTACAAGCTGGCGGACGCGGCGACCAAGGCACTCACCGTCGATACCGGCATCGGCACGGGGGCGAAGCTGGCGTCGCTGGCCCAGGAGCTCGGCAAGGTCAACACCAAGAACATCACCTTCACCACCGTGCCGGTGCTCGACAACCCGGCCGAGAAGGTCAAGGCCACCGTCGTGGTGGACGAGGCCAGGGCCGAACCGCTGTTCGCCATGATGCGCAACGACACCTCGCTGACCGAGGTGAAGTCGCAGAAGAAGGACGCGAAGAGCAAGCAGGACGCACTCCTCAAGGGCCCCAGGGCAGCGGCGGGCGACGTGCGCGTGGACGTGTACAACGGCGGCAAGGTCGCCGGTGCCGCGCAGGCGACGGTCGCCTGGCTGCAGAACGAGAAGGGCGTGCTCAAGTCGTCGAACAAGGCCAACGCCCCGGCGAAGACCGCGAAGACGACGCTGGAGTACGCACCGAACCAGGCGGACCAGGCCCGTGCCCTGGCCGCCATGATGGGCCTGCCCGGCTCGGCCATGAAACAGGGCACCGAGGACGCCGAGGGGCTTCAGGCGATGGTCCTGACGCTCGGCGACGACTTCGAGAGCGCGGGCACACCCATCGTCGGACCCACCAAGGTTCCGGCGGACGTCCAGCAGGCAAACGCCGACAAGGCAGAGTGCGCCAAGTGA
- a CDS encoding LCP family protein: MGRSSTPGEGTRSRVRHTGQLGPEDGLSEDAPEKGANREGGGRRSASSAGGHRRGGPKRQGKKGKRRVLRWSASVLALLILGGAGAGYLYYERLNSNIKKADLTLGDRKMAGHKANAAGQTPLNILLIGSDARNSKANKKLGGAKDTFDAPPLADVQMLLHLSADRSNMSVISMPRDTMLKIPKCTDPKTKRVYPASNGLAMTNQTLGRGGPGCTVATWYELTGITIDHFMMIDFAGVVSMADAIGGVPVCVKENVHSRTRDGKGSGLKLEKGTTKIKGEQALQWLRTRYGFEDGTDLGRTHAQHMYMNSMVRELRKGTKLTDPGKLMNLADAATKALTVDKGLDTVKKLYDLAEELKKAPTKRITMTTMPNVYGTGALAGRVLPKAGDADQLFQMVRDDIPLDGKASKRKKPVVKEPTSPIAEIPVSVRNGTRVGLDYPVKGRAGAVKQLLIDKGFAQATVDAQNTEASARTKILFPSVDMQGNAQAVAKALGIPMSAVKKSTDVSGITLAVGADWREDGDYHADEADEKTPESARALKGDNEGACMDIQPGFTW, translated from the coding sequence GTGGGACGGAGCAGCACGCCCGGGGAGGGGACACGGTCACGCGTCCGCCACACCGGTCAACTCGGCCCGGAGGACGGGCTGAGCGAGGACGCCCCGGAAAAGGGCGCGAATCGGGAAGGGGGCGGCCGACGGTCGGCGTCCTCGGCGGGCGGTCATCGGCGCGGGGGGCCGAAACGCCAGGGCAAGAAGGGCAAACGCCGGGTGCTGCGCTGGAGCGCCTCCGTTCTCGCGCTGCTCATACTCGGCGGCGCGGGGGCCGGATACCTCTACTACGAACGCCTCAACAGCAACATCAAGAAGGCCGATCTGACGCTCGGCGACCGGAAGATGGCCGGCCACAAGGCCAACGCCGCCGGGCAGACCCCGTTGAACATCCTGCTCATCGGTTCGGACGCCCGGAACTCCAAGGCGAACAAGAAGCTCGGCGGCGCCAAGGACACCTTCGACGCGCCGCCGCTGGCCGATGTGCAGATGCTGCTGCACCTGTCCGCCGACCGCAGCAACATGTCGGTGATCAGCATGCCGCGGGACACGATGCTGAAGATCCCGAAGTGCACCGATCCGAAGACGAAGCGCGTCTACCCCGCCTCCAACGGTCTCGCGATGACCAACCAGACGCTCGGCCGCGGCGGTCCGGGATGCACCGTGGCCACTTGGTACGAGCTGACCGGCATCACCATCGACCACTTCATGATGATCGACTTCGCCGGTGTGGTCTCGATGGCCGACGCGATCGGCGGCGTCCCGGTCTGCGTCAAGGAGAACGTCCACTCCCGCACCAGGGACGGCAAGGGCTCCGGGCTGAAACTGGAAAAGGGCACCACCAAGATCAAGGGCGAGCAGGCCCTCCAGTGGCTGCGCACCCGCTACGGCTTCGAGGACGGCACCGACCTCGGCCGCACGCACGCCCAGCACATGTACATGAACTCGATGGTCCGTGAGCTGCGCAAGGGCACCAAGCTCACCGACCCGGGCAAGCTGATGAACCTGGCCGACGCGGCGACCAAGGCACTGACGGTCGACAAGGGCCTCGACACCGTCAAGAAGCTGTACGACCTGGCGGAGGAGCTCAAGAAGGCTCCCACCAAGCGCATCACCATGACGACGATGCCGAACGTCTACGGGACGGGCGCGCTCGCCGGACGGGTGCTCCCCAAGGCCGGCGACGCCGACCAGCTCTTCCAGATGGTCCGCGACGACATCCCGCTCGACGGCAAGGCTTCCAAGCGCAAGAAGCCGGTCGTCAAGGAGCCCACGTCACCGATTGCCGAGATCCCGGTCAGTGTCCGCAACGGCACGCGCGTGGGGCTCGACTACCCGGTCAAGGGCCGGGCCGGGGCGGTCAAGCAGCTGCTGATCGACAAGGGCTTCGCCCAGGCCACGGTCGACGCCCAGAACACCGAGGCGTCGGCCCGCACCAAGATCCTCTTCCCCAGCGTGGACATGCAGGGCAACGCCCAGGCCGTGGCCAAGGCGCTCGGCATCCCGATGTCGGCGGTGAAGAAGTCGACCGACGTCTCGGGCATCACCCTGGCCGTGGGGGCCGACTGGCGCGAGGACGGGGACTACCACGCGGACGAGGCCGACGAGAAGACCCCGGAGAGCGCACGCGCGCTCAAGGGCGACAACGAGGGCGCCTGCATGGACATCCAGCCTGGCTTCACCTGGTAA
- a CDS encoding LCP family protein: protein MSDWPDGRTDDNRSGNRYGQGSDNDRPESARVMRHVQRPSVPPQPRNAPRGAAPRQRRPEPPQYAPGTPAGPGGPGGPGGPGDNAAYDSGYNTGQVYGAGNVRRTGGNGGNGRNDGGRVQGPPPDWRRRIKIGSLALVSVVLVVSIGTYFWADSKLKREVDLSKVIERPEEGDGTNYLIVGSDSREGMTAEDKKKLHTGSAEGKRTDSMMILHDGSNGPTLISLPRDSNVEIPSFKGSDSGKLYPGRGRFTKLNAAYAMDGPELLVRTVEFNTGLRIDHYVEIGFGGFAKIVDAIGGVEMDIPKAFKDKKSGADFQAGKQTLNGEQSLAFVRTRYAFAGSDLDRTKNQQKFLAALASQTATPSTILNPFKLYPTMGAGLDTLIVDKDMSLWSLSQMFFAMKGVTGGDGTSMNMPISGSVGGNLVWDKAKVKQLVEQLKNDEKVTVTEK, encoded by the coding sequence ATGAGCGACTGGCCCGACGGGCGGACCGACGACAACCGCAGCGGAAATCGCTACGGACAGGGCAGCGACAACGACCGACCCGAGAGCGCCCGCGTGATGCGGCATGTCCAGCGGCCCTCCGTGCCGCCGCAGCCGCGCAACGCGCCGCGCGGCGCGGCGCCCCGGCAGCGCCGGCCGGAGCCGCCGCAGTACGCCCCCGGCACCCCTGCCGGGCCCGGCGGACCGGGCGGACCGGGCGGACCGGGTGACAACGCGGCGTACGACAGTGGTTACAACACGGGACAGGTCTACGGCGCCGGCAACGTCCGCCGGACCGGTGGCAACGGCGGGAACGGGCGGAACGACGGCGGGCGCGTCCAGGGCCCGCCGCCCGACTGGCGCCGCCGGATCAAGATAGGCTCGCTGGCCCTGGTGAGCGTGGTGCTCGTGGTCTCCATAGGCACGTACTTCTGGGCCGACTCCAAGCTCAAGCGCGAGGTGGACCTCTCCAAGGTCATCGAGCGGCCCGAGGAGGGCGACGGCACCAACTACCTGATCGTCGGTTCCGACAGCCGCGAGGGCATGACCGCCGAGGACAAGAAGAAGCTCCACACGGGCTCCGCCGAGGGCAAGCGGACCGACTCGATGATGATCCTGCACGACGGATCGAACGGGCCGACGCTCATCTCCCTGCCCCGCGACTCCAACGTCGAGATCCCCTCGTTCAAGGGCTCCGACTCCGGCAAGCTCTACCCGGGCCGCGGCCGCTTCACCAAGCTGAACGCCGCGTACGCCATGGACGGCCCCGAACTCCTCGTCCGCACCGTCGAGTTCAACACCGGGCTGCGCATCGACCACTACGTCGAGATCGGCTTCGGCGGCTTCGCCAAGATCGTGGACGCGATCGGCGGCGTCGAGATGGACATCCCCAAGGCGTTCAAGGACAAGAAGTCCGGCGCCGACTTCCAGGCGGGCAAGCAGACGCTGAACGGCGAGCAGTCCCTGGCCTTCGTCCGCACCCGGTACGCCTTCGCGGGCAGCGACCTGGACCGCACGAAGAACCAGCAGAAGTTCCTCGCGGCGCTGGCGAGCCAGACGGCGACCCCGTCGACGATCCTCAACCCGTTCAAGCTGTACCCGACGATGGGAGCCGGCCTGGACACCCTGATCGTCGACAAGGACATGTCGCTCTGGTCCCTGAGCCAGATGTTCTTCGCCATGAAGGGCGTCACGGGCGGCGACGGCACGTCGATGAACATGCCGATCTCCGGCTCCGTGGGCGGCAACCTGGTCTGGGACAAGGCCAAGGTCAAGCAGCTGGTGGAGCAGCTGAAGAACGACGAGAAGGTCACCGTCACCGAGAAGTGA
- a CDS encoding DUF5954 family protein, translating to MNDHRQAPPDHLVINVKHRDDPVSLVTEADALAASRTYAKIVVRGPLFGIAEQRRGERPRWRMLTGLDTGYPQDARDELNSHLWFRARDEVKDPRERRSLLDAVARLETEPVNELTAGDTRYRVVRADEFARIGEGRMEPPRPTDVDSEGWDVLTRTPSTTEGFVIDHAAAGGLTEGLDRMGMVPVAYTSERFPPDVLADSQRALRTHPGLVLLPVVFRVMERKEKSWSMVSEQLPTPQDARRALVDHLRTMLPRIEQLDEREAAVYARAADAFMRRRRPNELIVRGRCFEIARIERMMRIGPAGPETPRRSDVDDQEPSKIHPTMDEWGNITPGS from the coding sequence ATGAACGATCACCGACAGGCACCGCCGGACCACCTCGTCATCAATGTGAAGCACCGGGACGACCCGGTGTCCCTGGTCACCGAGGCGGACGCGCTCGCCGCGTCCCGGACGTACGCGAAGATCGTGGTCCGGGGGCCACTTTTCGGCATCGCCGAGCAGCGCCGGGGCGAGCGGCCCCGGTGGCGGATGCTGACCGGGCTGGACACCGGCTATCCGCAGGACGCCCGCGACGAGCTGAACTCCCATCTCTGGTTCAGGGCCAGGGACGAGGTGAAGGATCCCCGCGAACGGCGCTCCCTGCTGGACGCGGTGGCCCGGCTGGAGACCGAGCCGGTGAACGAGCTGACCGCCGGTGACACGCGCTACCGCGTCGTGCGCGCCGACGAGTTCGCCCGGATCGGCGAGGGGCGCATGGAGCCGCCCAGGCCCACGGACGTCGACTCGGAGGGCTGGGACGTCCTGACGCGTACGCCCTCGACGACCGAGGGCTTCGTCATCGACCACGCGGCGGCGGGGGGGCTGACGGAAGGGCTGGACCGGATGGGGATGGTGCCGGTCGCGTACACCTCGGAGCGCTTCCCGCCCGACGTGCTGGCGGACTCGCAGCGGGCGTTGCGGACCCACCCGGGCCTGGTGCTGCTCCCGGTCGTCTTCCGGGTGATGGAGCGCAAGGAGAAGTCCTGGTCGATGGTGTCGGAGCAGCTCCCCACCCCGCAGGACGCGCGGCGCGCACTGGTCGACCATCTGCGGACGATGCTGCCGCGGATCGAGCAGCTCGACGAGCGGGAGGCCGCCGTGTACGCGCGGGCGGCGGACGCGTTCATGCGGCGTCGGCGGCCCAACGAGCTGATCGTACGGGGGCGTTGCTTCGAGATCGCCCGGATCGAGCGGATGATGCGCATCGGCCCCGCCGGTCCGGAGACACCCAGGCGTTCGGACGTCGACGACCAGGAACCCTCGAAGATCCACCCCACGATGGACGAGTGGGGCAACATCACCCCCGGCTCCTAG
- a CDS encoding DUF397 domain-containing protein, with protein MIRRTSVQDVSELVWFKSSYSSNGNEGDCVEIAASPGTVHVRDSKDVQGPRLAFGPGAWAGFVSYAAER; from the coding sequence ATGATCCGCAGGACTTCCGTGCAGGACGTTTCCGAGTTGGTCTGGTTCAAGAGCAGCTACAGCAGCAACGGCAACGAAGGCGACTGCGTCGAGATCGCCGCTTCCCCCGGTACGGTGCACGTTCGGGATTCCAAGGACGTCCAAGGTCCTCGTCTGGCCTTCGGTCCTGGTGCCTGGGCGGGCTTCGTCTCCTACGCCGCCGAGCGCTGA
- a CDS encoding helix-turn-helix transcriptional regulator, with protein sequence MSVDEVGAEQRGDCGADEPGWDVDPDDESGAAVVAAVGRQLKAWREAAGLRAGEFGAAIGYGEDQVYKVEGGRWIPRPELLDKADEVLGAGGKIAAMKQDVAEVRYPKKIRDLAGVEAKAVEIAAYVGHGLHGLLQTPGHARALFEARQPPYSQDEVERMVAGRMARQSIFERSPAPALSFVQEESSLWRPIGGTMEWRRQLERLLEIGQLRNVTLQVMPTRREAHPGMDGDISVLKFKDGSAVGCSHGAFNGRRVTDPRQLRILELRYGTIRAEALTPRETLALIERMLGET encoded by the coding sequence ATGAGCGTGGATGAAGTAGGTGCGGAGCAGCGCGGCGACTGCGGGGCGGACGAGCCGGGCTGGGACGTCGACCCGGACGACGAGTCGGGAGCGGCCGTGGTCGCGGCGGTGGGCCGCCAGCTCAAGGCGTGGCGGGAGGCCGCGGGGCTGCGGGCCGGCGAGTTCGGGGCCGCGATCGGGTACGGGGAGGACCAGGTCTACAAGGTGGAAGGCGGGCGGTGGATCCCCCGGCCGGAACTGCTGGACAAAGCGGACGAGGTGCTCGGCGCGGGCGGGAAGATCGCCGCGATGAAGCAGGACGTGGCGGAGGTCCGGTACCCGAAGAAGATCCGGGACCTGGCGGGAGTGGAGGCGAAGGCGGTCGAGATCGCCGCCTACGTGGGACACGGTCTGCATGGGCTGTTGCAGACTCCGGGGCACGCGCGGGCGCTGTTCGAGGCCCGGCAGCCCCCGTACTCGCAGGACGAAGTGGAGCGGATGGTGGCCGGGCGCATGGCGCGGCAGTCGATCTTCGAGCGATCGCCCGCGCCTGCTCTGAGTTTCGTCCAGGAGGAGTCGTCGCTATGGCGGCCCATCGGGGGCACAATGGAGTGGCGGCGACAGCTTGAACGCCTGTTGGAGATTGGTCAGTTGCGCAATGTCACTCTCCAGGTGATGCCTACACGTCGTGAGGCGCATCCCGGCATGGATGGGGACATCAGTGTGTTGAAGTTCAAGGATGGTTCGGCGGTTGGGTGTTCGCACGGGGCGTTCAACGGGCGTCGGGTGACCGATCCGAGGCAGCTCCGTATCCTCGAACTGCGGTATGGCACCATCCGGGCCGAGGCTCTCACGCCCCGAGAGACCCTGGCCCTCATCGAGCGAATGCTGGGAGAGACATGA
- a CDS encoding LCP family protein, with amino-acid sequence MRMVTGLSVLVLGAGGIGHAVVTDLATGIDRVDPFKDMKNRPRAGTGTNLLLVGTDGRDRITPEEKKRYRLGGAPCHCTDTIMLVHLSADKERASVVSLPRDSYAEVPEHRDRTTGKQHTAHPVKLNAAYAEGGPGLTVRTVEHMTGIKIDHYLEVDFTSFMKTVDTLGGVKICTTRPMKDPYTGLDLAAGTHELNGGQALQYVRSRHIDGAADLGRMQRQQKFLASLIERATGSGVLLNPVKFRDVASTMLNSVRADKDFGTEQMLELGQAMRDFSPASSEFASVPMGNVSYPVKGIGSTVKWDEQKSEKLFRALREDKPLASKRPARPKAVEVDVDPRLIRVQVYNGTTKEGLGRRVDDALRATGFDTTRTPLNAPPNGPSTDPDGPKAEPSTDPDGPSTAPHPGDLKRTLITYDPRWDRSAKSLAEALPGAELRAVAGQGVMLRVTVGTDFEKVRKVRAQEADRGEFDTVTGDEVACP; translated from the coding sequence ATGCGGATGGTGACCGGTCTCTCCGTGCTGGTACTGGGGGCCGGGGGCATCGGCCACGCGGTGGTGACCGACCTGGCGACCGGGATCGACCGGGTCGACCCGTTCAAGGACATGAAGAACCGGCCCCGCGCGGGCACCGGCACGAACCTGCTGCTCGTGGGCACCGACGGCCGCGACCGGATCACCCCGGAGGAGAAGAAGCGGTACCGGCTGGGCGGCGCCCCCTGCCACTGCACCGACACGATCATGCTGGTGCACCTGTCGGCGGACAAGGAGCGGGCGAGCGTCGTCTCGCTGCCCCGCGACAGCTATGCCGAGGTCCCCGAGCACCGGGACCGGACCACCGGCAAGCAGCACACCGCCCACCCGGTGAAGCTGAACGCGGCCTACGCCGAGGGCGGGCCGGGCCTGACCGTGCGGACCGTCGAGCACATGACGGGCATCAAGATCGACCACTATCTGGAGGTCGACTTCACCAGCTTCATGAAGACGGTGGACACCCTGGGCGGGGTGAAGATCTGCACCACCCGGCCGATGAAGGACCCGTACACCGGTCTCGACCTGGCCGCGGGCACCCATGAGTTGAACGGTGGACAGGCCCTGCAGTACGTGCGTTCCCGGCACATCGACGGGGCCGCCGACCTGGGCCGGATGCAGCGTCAGCAGAAGTTCCTCGCCTCACTGATCGAGCGGGCGACCGGCAGCGGGGTGCTGCTGAATCCGGTGAAGTTCCGGGACGTCGCCTCGACGATGCTGAACTCGGTCCGGGCCGACAAGGACTTCGGCACGGAGCAGATGCTGGAGCTCGGGCAGGCGATGCGCGACTTCTCCCCCGCCTCGTCCGAGTTCGCCTCCGTCCCGATGGGGAACGTCTCCTACCCGGTCAAGGGCATCGGCTCGACGGTCAAGTGGGACGAGCAGAAGTCGGAGAAGCTCTTCCGGGCCCTGCGCGAGGACAAGCCGCTCGCCTCGAAGCGCCCCGCGCGGCCGAAGGCCGTGGAGGTCGACGTCGACCCGCGGCTGATCCGGGTCCAGGTCTACAACGGGACCACGAAGGAGGGCCTGGGAAGGAGGGTCGACGACGCCCTGCGCGCCACCGGCTTCGACACCACGCGAACCCCGCTGAACGCGCCCCCGAACGGTCCGAGCACCGACCCGGACGGTCCGAAGGCGGAACCGAGCACCGACCCGGACGGTCCGAGCACGGCCCCGCACCCGGGCGACCTGAAGCGCACCCTGATCACCTACGACCCGCGCTGGGACCGGTCCGCGAAGTCCCTGGCCGAGGCCCTGCCCGGGGCCGAGCTGCGGGCGGTGGCGGGCCAGGGCGTCATGCTGCGGGTGACGGTGGGCACGGACTTCGAGAAGGTCCGGAAGGTGCGGGCCCAGGAGGCGGACCGGGGCGAGTTCGACACGGTCACGGGCGACGAGGTCGCCTGCCCGTGA
- a CDS encoding ATP-binding protein: protein MNQHITRTERSAPTRQFTVLLSPTRRGARLARLLTTAHLSAWGLPVESAAHIVAELAANAAVHGRVPGRDFRLGLAVHRDALLRIEVTDTRGEQLPAASAPSADAESGRGLLIVDALADRWGTVTGPVPRKTVWAEIDLVPQPFHRVAETHDPVSRVPVLHDA from the coding sequence GTGAACCAACACATCACCCGAACCGAACGTTCCGCTCCCACCCGACAGTTCACGGTGCTGCTCTCCCCCACCCGCCGGGGTGCCAGGCTCGCCCGCCTCCTGACCACGGCTCACCTGAGCGCCTGGGGGCTGCCCGTGGAGTCGGCCGCGCACATCGTCGCCGAGCTGGCTGCCAATGCCGCCGTCCACGGCCGCGTACCGGGCCGGGACTTCCGGCTCGGTCTGGCCGTCCACCGCGACGCACTCCTGCGGATCGAGGTGACCGACACCCGGGGCGAGCAGCTGCCCGCCGCGTCCGCCCCGTCCGCCGACGCGGAATCCGGGCGCGGGCTGCTGATCGTCGATGCGCTCGCCGACCGCTGGGGCACCGTCACCGGACCGGTGCCGCGCAAGACGGTCTGGGCCGAAATCGACCTCGTACCGCAACCGTTCCACCGGGTCGCGGAAACCCACGACCCGGTGAGCCGCGTCCCCGTGCTCCACGACGCTTAA
- a CDS encoding SMI1/KNR4 family protein, whose amino-acid sequence MTKESPSSNLMLDLDALTAAVGERPDRQAAWRFIRAFARDWSQRPLTEADGCAPAELDAAQVRLGLPLPAALREAYQLIGNRKDLTDNQDSLLAPRDLHLDEDRGVLVFRVENQACAYWGIRVTDLGQDDPPVVMRADLVRPTADDWKAWLDRVSVAFVEIALSEALCADDDLFGWVTSDGDTGLPEDITTTFRRLPLPEYPISQQRGSRWYAHDEIILRDDHGTAMFRARTEAAFDRFDEEGEEDEED is encoded by the coding sequence ATGACCAAGGAGTCACCGTCCTCGAACCTCATGCTCGACCTCGACGCGCTCACCGCGGCCGTCGGCGAGCGGCCCGACAGGCAGGCGGCATGGCGTTTCATCCGCGCCTTCGCCCGCGACTGGAGCCAACGCCCCCTCACCGAAGCCGACGGCTGCGCCCCCGCCGAACTCGACGCGGCCCAGGTCCGGCTCGGCCTGCCCTTGCCGGCAGCACTGCGCGAGGCCTACCAACTGATCGGCAACCGCAAGGATTTGACGGACAACCAGGACTCACTTCTCGCCCCGCGCGATCTCCACCTGGACGAGGACCGGGGTGTGCTGGTCTTCCGGGTCGAGAACCAGGCCTGCGCCTACTGGGGCATACGCGTCACGGACCTCGGCCAGGACGACCCGCCGGTGGTGATGCGCGCCGACCTCGTCCGGCCCACCGCCGACGACTGGAAGGCGTGGCTGGACCGGGTCAGCGTCGCGTTCGTCGAGATCGCCCTGTCCGAGGCCCTGTGCGCGGACGACGACCTGTTCGGGTGGGTGACCTCCGACGGCGACACCGGCCTGCCCGAGGACATCACCACCACCTTCCGGCGCCTGCCGCTGCCGGAGTACCCGATCAGCCAACAACGGGGCTCGCGGTGGTACGCGCACGACGAGATCATCCTCCGCGACGACCACGGGACCGCGATGTTCCGCGCCCGCACGGAGGCGGCCTTCGACCGCTTCGACGAGGAAGGCGAGGAGGACGAGGAGGACTGA